The following are encoded together in the Cheilinus undulatus linkage group 3, ASM1832078v1, whole genome shotgun sequence genome:
- the oser1 gene encoding oxidative stress-responsive serine-rich protein 1 — protein sequence MEAGGKDCEEETLQTAFKKLRVDAESLPGAVSVSEALTPRAASRACLESGGAKPKLSCPKDNWHGCMRKSSRGASRTQRRRRSKSPILQPPKFTYCSNTASSTLSPPGGCLKHQRLAVPDPTESRSAADGAAASSVSVPARNELSPSGHIAPFGSCAGFETQEVTATVVTSSSQDRGSSVELSEENGVEKSACDGAESATIPRPTEAADFRALSELHSNSDNGAIVSCSCSRKKSSSSQDGGAQVAQSQCHCQSNQQGWAGVEVYSFTGLRNVISECERGMPSHADATRTLSTNTNAATASPSGSPRSCSEQARAYVDDITIEDLSGYMEYYLYIPKKMSHMAEMMYT from the exons ATGGAGGCAGGAGGGAAGGACTGTGAGGAGGAAACTCTGCAGACGGCGTTCAAGAAGCTGAGAGTTGACGCTGAGAG TTTACCTGGAGCTGTGAGCGTTTCGGAGGCGTTAACTCCCAGAGCAGCGTCCCGAGCTTGTCTAGAATCAGGCGGAGCAAAGCCCAAACTGAGCTGCCCAAAGGACAACTGGCACGG CTGTATGAGGAAATCCTCTCGAGGAGCGTCCAGAACTCAGCGCCGTCGGCGGTCTAAGTCCCCGATCCTGCAGCCTCCTAAGTTCACctactgcagcaacacagcgTCCTCCACGCTGTCGCCCCCTGGTGGCTGCCTGAAACACCAGCGCCTGGCTGTCCCCGATCCGACAGAGTCTCGATCTGCAGCAGACGGAGCAGCGGCATCCTCAGTCTCTGTCCCCGCCCGAAATGAGCTCTCTCCTTCAGGTCACATTGCCCCCTTTGGATCCTGTGCTGGTTTTGAGACACAGGAGGTCACCGCCACTGTCGTGACATCATCAAGTCAGGACAGAGGGAGCTCTGTGGAGTTGAGCGAAGAGAACGGCGTGGAGAAAAGTGCCTGTGATGGAGCAGAGTCTGCAACGATACCCAGACCAACAGAAGCTGCTGACTTCAGAGCATTATCAGAGCTCCACAGCAACTCTGATAACGGCGCCATCGTTTCCTGCTCCTGCTCCCGGAAGAAAAGCTCCAGTTCTCAGGACGGGGGCGCTCAGGTGGCCCAATCCCAGTGCCATTGTCAGTCCAATCAGCAGGGCTGGGCCGGCGTGGAGGTGTACTCCTTCACTGGGCTCAGAAACGTCATCTCTGAGTGCGAGAGGGGCATGCCGAGCCACGCCGACGCCACCAGAACTCTCAGCACCAACACTAACGCCGCCACAGCCTCTCCATCGGGCTCCCCCCGCTCGTGTTCAGAGCAGGCACGCGCCTACGTGGACGACATCACGATAGAGGACCTTTCTGGCTACATGGAGTATTATCTCTACATCCCCAAGAAGATGTCACACATGGCCGAGATGATGTACACTTAA